Proteins encoded by one window of Roseibium sp. Sym1:
- a CDS encoding VWA domain-containing protein, with the protein MNDIGFILSELHFLRPSWLLLLPLVFLVWFVVRRRATRPGPEVAGIAPHLRDALTVGTGKRRRLLPIDGVALGLVCAVLGTAGPTWSRQPDPFVAQTVPLVAVLKVTPSMTANDVAPTRLERAKQKITDLLALRAGARTALVAYAGSAHAVVPMTSDPSVMQPYLEGLAPDVMPIEGDNATAAFDRAAGILSAAATPGAILFVADGIDTADVTGLDQASRTGTALGILAMLPEGASDRGIDAVEAVKVRVTADDSDLRTLDRSLNADYRRALNETGTQPWDDRSWMFAWPAALLTLIWFRRGWTMRWSWLLVAGGLFAGAPAPAQAGIADWFLTPDQQGRIAYDNKNFARAAELFTDPMWKGRAQYRAGQYEAAAQTYDRLDTPEAAFAKGMALMRSRAYRDSIATFEETLALDPDFPGAAGNLATARQILDYIETEREQSDTGEDRGIGADDVVYDNEAERGEETRISEDADGGLLTADQWMQFVDTRTGDFLRQRFAIEAAQQ; encoded by the coding sequence GTGAACGACATCGGTTTCATCCTTTCCGAATTGCACTTCTTGCGCCCGTCCTGGCTGTTGCTGCTACCGCTGGTCTTCCTGGTGTGGTTCGTGGTCCGGCGGCGCGCCACCCGGCCCGGGCCGGAGGTCGCCGGCATTGCCCCGCATCTGCGCGACGCCCTGACGGTCGGCACCGGCAAGCGCCGGCGCCTGCTGCCGATCGACGGCGTCGCGCTCGGCCTTGTCTGCGCGGTGCTGGGAACCGCCGGCCCGACATGGTCCCGCCAGCCGGACCCCTTTGTCGCCCAGACGGTTCCACTGGTGGCCGTTCTCAAGGTGACCCCGTCGATGACGGCCAATGATGTCGCGCCGACGCGGCTGGAGCGTGCCAAGCAGAAGATCACCGATCTTCTGGCATTGCGCGCCGGAGCAAGGACGGCACTGGTCGCCTATGCCGGCAGCGCCCACGCGGTGGTGCCGATGACAAGCGACCCGAGCGTGATGCAGCCTTACCTGGAGGGCCTCGCCCCGGATGTCATGCCCATCGAGGGCGACAACGCGACCGCAGCCTTCGACAGGGCGGCCGGCATCCTGTCAGCCGCGGCGACGCCCGGAGCCATCCTGTTCGTTGCCGACGGCATCGACACCGCCGATGTGACCGGTCTCGACCAGGCATCGCGGACAGGGACGGCGCTCGGCATTCTGGCAATGCTTCCGGAAGGCGCAAGCGACCGGGGAATTGACGCGGTCGAGGCGGTGAAGGTCCGGGTGACGGCAGACGACAGCGACCTGCGCACCCTGGACCGGTCCCTGAACGCGGATTACCGGCGCGCGCTCAACGAAACCGGTACCCAGCCGTGGGACGACCGCAGCTGGATGTTCGCCTGGCCCGCCGCACTGCTGACCCTGATCTGGTTCCGCCGCGGCTGGACCATGCGCTGGTCGTGGCTGCTGGTGGCCGGGGGGCTGTTCGCGGGCGCCCCGGCGCCTGCCCAGGCCGGCATCGCGGACTGGTTCCTGACACCGGACCAGCAGGGCCGGATCGCCTACGACAACAAGAACTTCGCAAGGGCCGCGGAGCTGTTCACCGACCCGATGTGGAAAGGCCGTGCGCAGTACCGGGCAGGCCAGTACGAGGCCGCGGCGCAGACCTATGACCGCCTCGACACGCCGGAGGCCGCCTTTGCAAAGGGCATGGCCCTGATGCGCAGCCGTGCCTACCGCGACAGCATCGCCACGTTCGAGGAGACCCTCGCTCTTGATCCGGATTTTCCGGGCGCAGCCGGCAACCTGGCAACCGCACGGCAGATCCTCGATTATATCGAGACCGAGCGGGAGCAGTCCGACACCGGCGAAGACAGGGGCATCGGCGCCGATGACGTGGTCTATGACAACGAGGCCGAACGTGGCGAGGAAACCCGGATCAGCGAGGACGCGGATGGCGGCCTTCTGACCGCCGACCAGTGGATGCAGTTCGTCGACACGCGCACGGGCGATTTCCTGCGCCAGCGCTTCGCGATCGAGGCGGCCCAACAATGA
- a CDS encoding VWA domain-containing protein — translation MIGLAFPWALLALPLPLLVFWVLPPHRQQVPALRFPFFRRIAATAGSTPGPGSVVLSRTRLQLIVAALAWCLLCLAMARPERIGAAVEVSRSARDVVLAIDISGSMDTRDFRTPDGAPKQRLAAVRDVVDGFVAGRDGDRMALIVFGTRAYVQSPLTEDLDTILTLLGQTEVGMAGPHTALGDAIGLAIRTFEVSDIDQRLLILLSDGADTGSRMSPVNAAEIAAGKGIEIYTVGVGDPEGSGENRVDIDTLKAVAGRTNGEYFFAADEAGLADVYDRIDALAPRETQTLSFRPKTSLAHVPLGAAALVGLFGLAGVALSARRRRRVAA, via the coding sequence ATGATCGGCCTGGCCTTCCCCTGGGCTCTGCTGGCCTTGCCGCTGCCGCTTTTGGTCTTCTGGGTGTTGCCGCCGCACCGCCAGCAGGTGCCCGCCTTGCGGTTCCCGTTTTTCCGCCGCATCGCCGCCACCGCAGGCAGCACGCCCGGTCCCGGATCGGTCGTGCTGTCGCGCACGCGCCTGCAACTGATCGTGGCAGCACTGGCCTGGTGCCTGCTTTGCCTGGCCATGGCCCGTCCGGAACGCATCGGCGCCGCGGTCGAGGTCAGCCGCTCCGCCCGCGACGTCGTGCTGGCGATCGACATCTCCGGCTCCATGGACACGCGGGATTTCAGGACGCCCGACGGCGCTCCCAAGCAACGCCTTGCCGCTGTCCGCGACGTTGTCGACGGCTTCGTTGCCGGGCGCGACGGTGACCGCATGGCCCTGATCGTGTTCGGCACCAGGGCCTATGTGCAGTCGCCCCTGACCGAGGATCTCGACACCATCCTGACCCTGCTCGGCCAGACGGAAGTCGGCATGGCCGGGCCGCATACGGCGCTCGGTGATGCCATCGGCCTCGCCATTCGCACCTTCGAAGTCAGCGACATCGACCAGCGGCTGCTCATCCTCCTGTCCGACGGCGCCGATACCGGCAGCCGCATGAGCCCGGTCAACGCGGCCGAAATCGCCGCCGGCAAGGGCATAGAGATCTATACGGTCGGCGTCGGCGACCCCGAGGGCAGCGGAGAGAACCGGGTCGATATCGACACGCTGAAGGCCGTGGCAGGGCGCACGAACGGTGAATATTTCTTCGCCGCAGACGAGGCGGGTCTGGCCGATGTCTATGACCGGATCGACGCGCTGGCCCCGCGCGAGACCCAGACGCTGTCCTTCCGGCCGAAGACGAGCCTGGCCCATGTCCCGCTCGGCGCCGCCGCCCTCGTCGGCCTGTTCGGTCTTGCGGGCGTTGCCCTGTCGGCGCGGCGGCGCAGGAGGGTGGCGGCGTGA
- a CDS encoding DUF4381 domain-containing protein has product MSEKPPEHATLVELLNRLTEPIDPPPISMMPQTWGWAALGGLLLLALLSLAIRAYRHHRANAYRREALAKLKAASNDPARIALILRRAALAAYPRRDVAGLTGQSWLAFLNRTGRGVLFEGAPGRLLLKAPYRAAQRVPELEKLAERWIRSHRREDRT; this is encoded by the coding sequence ATGAGTGAAAAGCCACCGGAACACGCCACCCTGGTCGAACTCCTGAACCGGTTGACCGAGCCCATCGACCCACCGCCGATATCGATGATGCCGCAGACCTGGGGCTGGGCTGCCTTGGGCGGACTGCTCCTGCTGGCGCTGCTCTCCCTCGCGATCCGGGCCTACAGGCATCACCGGGCCAACGCCTACCGCAGGGAAGCCCTGGCCAAGCTCAAGGCCGCCTCGAACGATCCCGCCCGGATCGCGCTGATCCTGCGCCGGGCGGCGCTTGCCGCCTACCCGCGCCGCGATGTTGCCGGCCTGACCGGCCAGTCCTGGCTGGCCTTCCTGAACCGCACCGGACGCGGTGTCCTGTTCGAGGGCGCACCCGGCCGCCTGCTGCTGAAGGCCCCCTACCGGGCCGCCCAGCGGGTGCCGGAGCTGGAGAAGCTCGCCGAACGCTGGATCCGCTCGCACCGGCGGGAGGACCGGACATGA
- a CDS encoding DUF58 domain-containing protein has protein sequence MRDRAARTRTGLTAPAPPGAGTDPRVHVDLAHLLSLEGRARALTFLPRQPARSVLNGRHASRLRGRGLNFEELRDYLPSDDIRTIDWKVTARTGTPHVRVFTEERDRPALIVVDQRMSMFFGSRHNMKSVTAAESAALAAFRIFDQGDRVGGIVFGDRTIAEIRPRRSRTALNSFLTALADANGLLHADAPPVEPMPLNQVLQAVSRIARRDHLILVFSDFDEIDATTHRHIAGLSRHNDLVLALVSDPYTDALPRGMRIVVSDGSLQAEIDTGDSAVHRRLHEMATGRLAEILDWQRQYGFPVLPLSAGDDSVGQMTRLLGGPGRRR, from the coding sequence ATGCGCGACAGGGCCGCACGCACCCGTACCGGACTGACCGCCCCGGCACCGCCCGGAGCCGGCACCGATCCGCGCGTCCATGTCGACCTTGCCCATCTCCTGTCGCTGGAAGGCCGCGCCCGCGCCCTGACCTTCCTGCCGCGCCAGCCGGCCCGCAGCGTCCTGAACGGCCGGCATGCCTCCCGTCTCCGGGGGCGCGGGCTGAATTTCGAGGAATTGCGCGATTACCTGCCGTCGGACGACATCCGCACGATCGACTGGAAGGTGACGGCCCGCACCGGCACGCCCCATGTCCGTGTGTTCACGGAAGAACGCGACCGGCCGGCCCTCATCGTCGTCGACCAGCGCATGTCGATGTTTTTCGGCTCGCGCCACAACATGAAATCGGTGACCGCCGCGGAAAGCGCCGCGCTGGCCGCCTTCCGCATCTTCGACCAGGGTGACCGGGTCGGCGGCATCGTCTTCGGCGACCGGACCATTGCCGAGATCCGTCCCAGGCGCAGCCGCACCGCGCTCAATTCCTTCCTGACCGCCCTCGCCGACGCCAACGGCCTGCTGCACGCCGACGCGCCTCCGGTTGAGCCGATGCCGCTCAACCAGGTTCTGCAGGCGGTCTCCCGGATCGCCCGGCGCGACCATCTGATCCTCGTCTTCAGCGATTTCGACGAGATCGACGCCACCACACACCGGCACATCGCCGGCCTGTCACGCCATAACGACCTGGTGCTCGCCCTGGTGTCCGATCCCTATACGGATGCCCTGCCCAGGGGCATGCGCATTGTCGTCTCCGACGGCAGCCTGCAGGCCGAGATCGACACGGGCGACAGCGCGGTCCACCGCCGCCTGCACGAAATGGCGACAGGCCGTCTGGCAGAAATCCTCGACTGGCAGCGCCAATACGGTTTTCCGGTCCTGCCCCTGTCGGCGGGCGACGACAGTGTCGGCCAGATGACCCGCCTTCTGGGCGGGCCGGGACGGCGCCGATGA
- a CDS encoding AAA family ATPase, which yields MPEARTQIQDLKARMQQAIIGQEDVIDRLIIGLLANGNLLVEGLPGLAKTRAIKALARNLEADFSRIQFTPDLLPSDVTGTDVYYQAGDRSEFRFEAGPIFANIVLADEINRAPAKVQAALLEAMEERQVTVGGKTHRMEPLFMVMATQNPVEQEGTYPLPEAQMDRFLMHVLITYPPVEDEVEVIRLVRGEEIAAMTETGAAAGSSSESGGPIPQEAVFAARREIGAIHVSEAMERYMADLVNATRFPESYGDDLKRWIEIGASPRASLALDKCGRTHAWLAGRDYVDPEDIRAIVADVLRHRLALTFEAQGEGIGPDRVVTELTAQVALP from the coding sequence ATGCCGGAAGCGCGAACGCAGATACAAGACCTGAAAGCCAGGATGCAGCAGGCCATTATCGGGCAGGAAGACGTGATCGACCGGCTGATCATCGGACTGCTCGCCAATGGCAACCTGCTGGTGGAAGGCCTGCCGGGGCTTGCAAAGACGCGGGCGATCAAGGCGCTGGCGAGAAACCTGGAAGCCGATTTCAGCCGCATCCAGTTCACGCCGGACCTGCTGCCCTCCGACGTCACCGGTACGGATGTCTATTACCAGGCGGGCGACCGGTCCGAGTTCCGCTTCGAGGCCGGACCGATCTTCGCCAATATCGTGCTGGCCGACGAGATCAACCGCGCCCCGGCCAAGGTTCAGGCCGCGCTGCTGGAAGCCATGGAAGAACGCCAGGTCACGGTCGGCGGCAAGACCCACAGGATGGAACCGCTGTTCATGGTCATGGCGACCCAGAACCCGGTGGAGCAGGAAGGCACCTATCCGCTGCCGGAAGCCCAGATGGACCGGTTCCTGATGCATGTGCTGATCACCTATCCGCCGGTCGAAGACGAGGTCGAGGTCATTCGTCTTGTGCGCGGTGAGGAAATCGCCGCGATGACCGAAACCGGAGCGGCCGCGGGGTCTTCATCCGAAAGCGGAGGACCGATCCCGCAAGAGGCGGTCTTTGCCGCACGGCGGGAGATCGGCGCCATCCATGTTTCCGAGGCAATGGAACGTTACATGGCGGACCTGGTCAACGCGACCCGGTTCCCCGAGAGCTACGGCGACGACCTGAAGCGCTGGATCGAGATCGGTGCCTCGCCCCGCGCCTCGCTGGCGCTGGACAAGTGCGGGCGCACCCATGCCTGGCTCGCTGGACGCGACTATGTCGACCCCGAGGACATCCGCGCCATCGTCGCCGACGTTCTGCGCCACCGGCTCGCCCTGACCTTCGAGGCCCAGGGCGAAGGCATCGGGCCTGACAGGGTTGTCACGGAACTGACCGCCCAGGTGGCACTGCCCTAG
- a CDS encoding alkaline phosphatase family protein: protein MPNLNVVRSIALATAAMSSFGTAAQENPDKPRLVLQITVDQLRGDLILRNAGHFGDGGFRYLLDNGLYFTDAHHRHANTETIVGHTTLATGTDPAVHGMVANVWFDRKTGHPNYNVQDGNFPLLARSGIDQSTEIDPTQRAATTDGRSPNAILSSTLSDEMAIGIPGKPKIFGVSVKDRGAISMAGHAGTAYWFSKSEGRFVTSAYYMERYPDWVDAWNDNGNVQAYADTDWTLADARESYRFGDADDMEWETDFPGFGRAFPHPFGPGDGKYYTTLLTLSPAGDELTAGFAKSLIDNEDIGTDEATDYLAVSFSSTDYVGHIFGPSSLEAEDNLRRLDRTLADLLAHVDREIGLDTTLVVLSADHGAAEVPGYLQSLGIPAGYFDFDDIDKKAAAEVLRSKFGAAQELIENFSQPYVYLNETYLEQNDLGKDEVARTLAVELQKMPGIAQAVSSEDLRAGAVAETDISGAILANFHPERSGDVYVVFEPHHFVGDMDGLQVASHHGSPWSYDTYVPMIFAGPGIKPARVGRRVETVDLAPTLAAYLGIKPPSGARGLVLPEILP, encoded by the coding sequence ATGCCAAACCTCAACGTTGTTCGTTCGATCGCACTGGCCACTGCCGCCATGTCTTCCTTCGGAACTGCGGCCCAGGAAAATCCCGACAAACCGAGGCTCGTGCTGCAGATTACCGTTGACCAGTTGCGCGGCGACCTGATCCTCAGAAACGCCGGCCACTTCGGCGATGGCGGGTTCCGGTATCTGCTGGACAACGGCCTCTATTTCACCGACGCCCACCACCGACACGCCAACACCGAGACCATCGTCGGCCACACCACGCTCGCGACCGGCACGGACCCGGCCGTGCACGGCATGGTCGCCAATGTCTGGTTCGACCGGAAGACCGGACATCCGAACTACAATGTCCAGGACGGCAATTTCCCTCTTCTGGCGCGCTCGGGGATCGACCAGTCGACCGAAATTGATCCGACGCAGCGTGCCGCCACGACCGACGGCCGCTCCCCGAATGCGATCCTGTCGTCGACCCTGTCCGACGAAATGGCAATCGGCATTCCCGGCAAGCCGAAGATCTTCGGTGTCTCGGTCAAGGACCGTGGCGCCATTTCCATGGCGGGGCACGCCGGCACGGCCTACTGGTTCTCCAAGAGCGAGGGCCGGTTCGTCACCTCGGCCTATTACATGGAACGCTATCCGGACTGGGTGGACGCCTGGAACGATAACGGCAATGTGCAAGCCTACGCGGACACGGACTGGACGCTGGCGGATGCCAGGGAGAGCTATCGGTTCGGCGATGCGGACGACATGGAATGGGAAACCGATTTTCCCGGCTTCGGCAGGGCGTTTCCGCATCCCTTTGGCCCCGGTGACGGGAAATACTACACCACGCTTCTCACGCTCAGCCCGGCGGGCGACGAACTGACGGCCGGCTTTGCCAAAAGCCTGATCGACAATGAGGACATCGGTACCGACGAAGCGACCGATTACCTTGCGGTCAGCTTCTCGTCGACGGACTATGTCGGCCACATATTCGGCCCCTCCAGCCTGGAGGCCGAAGACAATCTGCGCCGGCTTGACCGCACGCTTGCGGATCTGCTTGCGCATGTCGACAGGGAAATCGGTCTCGACACGACACTTGTCGTTCTGTCCGCCGACCATGGCGCCGCGGAAGTCCCCGGATATCTTCAATCTCTCGGCATACCCGCCGGCTATTTCGATTTCGACGACATCGACAAGAAGGCAGCCGCCGAAGTTCTCAGGAGCAAATTTGGCGCCGCGCAGGAACTGATCGAGAATTTCTCCCAGCCTTATGTCTATCTGAACGAGACCTACCTGGAACAGAACGATCTCGGCAAGGACGAGGTTGCCCGGACCCTTGCGGTGGAACTCCAGAAGATGCCGGGCATTGCCCAGGCGGTCTCCAGTGAAGACCTGAGAGCCGGAGCAGTTGCGGAAACCGACATCAGCGGCGCCATCCTGGCCAACTTTCATCCCGAAAGGTCAGGCGACGTCTATGTCGTTTTCGAACCGCATCACTTCGTTGGAGACATGGACGGGTTGCAGGTCGCCTCTCACCACGGCTCGCCCTGGAGCTACGACACCTATGTGCCGATGATCTTTGCCGGTCCCGGCATCAAGCCCGCAAGGGTCGGGCGGCGGGTGGAAACGGTCGACCTTGCCCCGACCCTGGCCGCCTATCTGGGGATCAAGCCCCCCAGCGGAGCACGCGGCTTGGTGCTGCCTGAAATTCTACCCTGA
- a CDS encoding arylsulfatase produces MTLSLRNLATAVAICAAGTLAMAAPQVQAQSADKPNILVIWGDDIGQSNVSAYTMGLMGYRTPNIDRVANEGMIFTDYYGEQSCTAGRSSYIMGQSVFRTGLSKVGLPGADLGMQEEDPTIAGLLKAEGYVTGQFGKNHLGDKDEHLPTNHGFDEFFGNLYHLNAEEEPENEDYPGDMELADGRTFRETFGPRGVLKSSADGNIEDTGPLTRKRMETVDDETVAAAIDFIKRADEQGQPFYVWWNGTRMHFRTHVSDDMRQRADDIAGHHLDEYQAGMIQHDLHVGQLLDLLDELGIADNTIVHYSTDNGPHMNTWPDAGMTPFWSEKNTNWEGAWRVPSMVRWPGVIEPGSVSNEVMHHMDWLPTYLAAAGKPNIKEDLKQGGVQAIGREYKVHLDGYNFLPFFKGEEEHGPRHEIFYFSDDGDLTALRYDEWKLVFLEQEKWATFRTWMQPFTELRVPLIFNLRRDPYERSYRTSNTYYDWMLDRAYMLVPAQQYVGNFLATFQEFPPRQKAASFSLEQVMDKLTVPGGAQ; encoded by the coding sequence ATGACACTTTCTTTAAGGAATTTGGCCACGGCCGTGGCCATATGCGCCGCTGGAACGCTTGCCATGGCGGCGCCCCAGGTCCAGGCACAATCGGCAGACAAACCCAACATTCTGGTCATTTGGGGCGATGATATCGGCCAGTCCAACGTCTCCGCCTACACGATGGGCCTGATGGGCTACCGGACCCCGAATATCGACCGTGTCGCCAATGAAGGCATGATCTTTACCGACTATTACGGCGAGCAGTCCTGCACCGCCGGCCGCTCGTCCTACATCATGGGCCAGAGCGTGTTCCGCACCGGCCTGTCCAAGGTGGGGCTTCCGGGCGCCGACCTCGGCATGCAGGAGGAGGACCCGACCATTGCCGGCCTGCTGAAGGCGGAAGGTTATGTCACGGGCCAGTTCGGCAAGAACCACCTTGGCGACAAGGACGAGCACCTGCCGACCAACCACGGCTTCGACGAATTCTTCGGCAATCTCTATCACCTGAACGCCGAGGAAGAGCCGGAAAACGAGGACTATCCGGGCGATATGGAACTCGCTGACGGACGGACTTTCCGCGAGACCTTCGGACCGCGCGGTGTCCTGAAGTCGTCCGCGGACGGCAATATCGAGGACACCGGTCCGCTGACCAGGAAGCGCATGGAAACGGTGGACGACGAAACCGTCGCCGCTGCCATCGACTTCATCAAGCGTGCCGACGAGCAGGGCCAGCCCTTCTACGTGTGGTGGAACGGCACCCGCATGCATTTCCGCACCCATGTCAGCGACGACATGCGTCAGCGGGCCGACGACATTGCGGGGCATCATCTCGACGAATACCAGGCCGGCATGATTCAGCACGACCTGCATGTCGGCCAGTTGCTGGACCTGCTGGACGAGCTCGGGATCGCCGACAACACCATCGTGCACTATTCCACCGACAACGGCCCGCATATGAACACCTGGCCGGACGCCGGGATGACCCCGTTCTGGAGCGAAAAGAACACCAACTGGGAAGGCGCCTGGCGGGTTCCCTCGATGGTGCGCTGGCCCGGCGTGATCGAACCCGGATCCGTTTCCAACGAGGTCATGCACCACATGGACTGGCTGCCAACCTATCTGGCGGCGGCGGGCAAGCCCAACATCAAGGAAGATCTCAAGCAGGGCGGTGTCCAGGCCATCGGCCGCGAATACAAGGTCCATCTGGACGGCTACAACTTCCTGCCCTTCTTCAAGGGAGAAGAGGAGCACGGTCCGCGTCACGAAATCTTCTATTTCTCCGATGACGGCGACCTGACGGCGCTGCGTTACGACGAATGGAAACTGGTGTTCCTGGAGCAAGAGAAATGGGCAACCTTCCGGACCTGGATGCAGCCCTTCACGGAGCTGCGCGTTCCGCTGATCTTCAACCTGCGCCGGGACCCGTACGAGCGTTCCTACAGGACCTCCAACACATATTATGACTGGATGCTGGACAGGGCCTACATGCTCGTTCCGGCGCAGCAATATGTGGGCAACTTCCTGGCAACCTTCCAGGAATTCCCGCCGCGCCAGAAAGCCGCCAGTTTCTCGCTGGAACAGGTCATGGACAAGCTGACTGTGCCGGGCGGAGCCCAGTAG
- a CDS encoding helix-turn-helix transcriptional regulator yields the protein MFHATAFQTWHHRTDTAERAPVFPDGCRDVLIVREKGGAEKIILTELDLRPRVAELAAGTEITGFRLRPGAVVGQGVLAELRRDCGRAEEVLGNELASGKAAGKAAGKAADEIILALVAPGASVESVAAELGVSRRTLQRQVKALGLPAPDYWRLLARVRRAAGLLTSGLPLGEIAFLCGFSDQAHMTREFRRWFGRTPAELKVLPDLLVLLCQPALGNWTGEQISTR from the coding sequence ATGTTTCATGCCACTGCCTTCCAGACCTGGCACCACCGCACCGACACCGCCGAACGTGCGCCTGTGTTTCCGGACGGCTGCCGGGACGTGTTGATCGTCCGTGAAAAGGGAGGGGCGGAAAAGATCATTCTGACGGAACTGGATTTGCGGCCGCGGGTGGCGGAGCTGGCTGCGGGGACGGAGATCACCGGGTTCCGGCTCCGTCCCGGGGCAGTGGTTGGACAAGGCGTGCTGGCAGAGCTTCGGCGGGACTGCGGCCGTGCGGAGGAAGTGCTTGGCAACGAACTGGCGTCGGGAAAGGCGGCAGGGAAGGCGGCAGGGAAGGCGGCGGACGAGATCATCCTGGCGCTGGTCGCTCCCGGGGCAAGCGTCGAGAGCGTCGCGGCGGAGCTCGGGGTGTCGCGGCGCACGCTGCAGCGGCAGGTCAAGGCGCTGGGACTGCCGGCCCCGGACTATTGGCGGCTTCTGGCGCGGGTCCGGCGGGCGGCCGGGCTTCTGACGTCGGGACTGCCGCTGGGCGAGATCGCGTTTCTCTGTGGTTTCAGCGATCAGGCGCACATGACCCGGGAGTTCCGGCGCTGGTTCGGGCGGACGCCCGCCGAGCTGAAGGTTCTCCCGGATCTGTTGGTGCTGTTGTGTCAGCCCGCGCTGGGCAACTGGACCGGCGAACAGATCTCGACCAGATAA
- a CDS encoding VOC family protein, whose protein sequence is MIFRYTILYVDDVAAALAFYERALGLERLFLHESGDYGELATGETKLAFSSKTLMKQLGKTPGTADPAKPVFELAFETDDVPAALKKAVEAGATLVQDVREEPWGQTTSYVRDPFGYLVEICSPVQLPSAG, encoded by the coding sequence GTGATATTCAGATATACGATTCTCTACGTCGACGACGTCGCCGCCGCACTTGCCTTCTACGAGCGCGCCCTCGGACTGGAACGCCTGTTCCTGCATGAGAGCGGCGACTATGGCGAACTGGCAACCGGCGAGACCAAGCTGGCTTTTTCCTCCAAGACGCTGATGAAACAGCTCGGCAAGACGCCCGGTACGGCGGACCCGGCAAAACCGGTCTTCGAACTCGCTTTCGAGACGGACGACGTGCCCGCGGCCTTGAAGAAGGCTGTCGAGGCCGGCGCAACACTGGTCCAGGACGTGCGCGAGGAACCCTGGGGCCAGACGACCTCCTATGTCCGCGATCCGTTCGGTTATCTGGTCGAGATCTGTTCGCCGGTCCAGTTGCCCAGCGCGGGCTGA
- a CDS encoding TetR/AcrR family transcriptional regulator: MQDTEPASPAPAPRRTQAERRAETRKALLNAARDLIVDKGYAETATPEIVKAADVTRGALYHHFADKADLMRALVRRESEAVAADIDAGTNTGQTPLDAFMAGASAYFTAMSVPGRAKIMLLEGPTVLGLAEMAEIDRDTGGATLLEGLRHAASHGALKDIPLEPLADLLSSAFDRAALAIANGEDRTAYETATRKLLAGILKD, translated from the coding sequence ATGCAAGATACAGAACCCGCTTCCCCTGCCCCGGCCCCGCGCAGGACCCAGGCAGAACGGCGCGCGGAAACCCGCAAGGCGCTCCTCAACGCCGCGCGAGACCTGATCGTCGACAAGGGGTATGCGGAAACTGCGACGCCGGAAATCGTCAAGGCAGCCGATGTCACGCGCGGTGCGCTCTATCACCACTTCGCCGACAAGGCGGACCTGATGCGGGCGCTGGTGCGCCGGGAATCCGAAGCTGTTGCGGCGGATATCGACGCCGGGACAAACACCGGTCAGACGCCATTGGACGCATTCATGGCCGGCGCCAGCGCCTATTTCACGGCGATGTCCGTGCCAGGCCGCGCGAAGATCATGCTGCTGGAGGGCCCGACCGTTCTGGGCCTTGCCGAAATGGCGGAGATCGACCGGGACACCGGCGGCGCCACGCTTCTGGAAGGCCTGCGCCACGCCGCCAGCCACGGCGCCTTGAAGGACATTCCCCTTGAACCGCTCGCCGACTTGCTTTCCTCAGCCTTCGACCGGGCGGCGCTGGCCATCGCCAACGGCGAAGACCGTACGGCCTATGAGACGGCGACCCGGAAGCTGCTCGCCGGCATCCTGAAGGACTAA
- a CDS encoding VOC family protein — protein sequence MKCTQYYPVLMTSDVAGTARFYQDNFRFKVVFEADWYMHLQSGEDDKVNLAVLDRNHETIPEAGRGRGAGGLLLNFEVEDVDAVFEAARANGLPILQELRDEAFGQRHFITRDPDGVLIDVIKPIPPSADFLKQFAPEALPA from the coding sequence ATGAAATGCACACAATATTACCCGGTCCTGATGACTTCAGATGTCGCCGGGACGGCCCGGTTCTACCAGGACAATTTCCGCTTCAAGGTGGTGTTCGAAGCCGACTGGTACATGCACTTGCAGTCCGGGGAGGATGACAAGGTCAACCTGGCAGTGCTCGACCGGAACCACGAGACCATTCCGGAAGCGGGCCGTGGCAGGGGAGCCGGCGGGCTGCTGCTCAATTTCGAGGTCGAGGATGTCGACGCGGTCTTCGAAGCGGCCAGGGCCAACGGCCTGCCGATCCTGCAGGAGCTGCGCGACGAGGCCTTCGGTCAGCGTCACTTCATCACGCGGGATCCGGACGGCGTCCTGATCGATGTCATCAAGCCGATCCCACCGAGCGCGGACTTCCTGAAACAGTTCGCCCCGGAAGCCCTGCCGGCCTGA